The following are from one region of the Microbacterium paraoxydans genome:
- the rimM gene encoding ribosome maturation factor RimM (Essential for efficient processing of 16S rRNA), protein MVSQDRTQGRNQLRVGRLVKAHGLKGALKLELYTDNPERRFVPGAAFTLQVPEASPWHGKEIVVREYRVMNGNPVVFFEDVDDRNAAESLVRAILWMDQDEDETEDNAWFDHQLVGLDVVRDEVVIGRVVRVEHLPAQDLLIVKPTATGSTDEVMVPFVEAIVPAVEVAAGRIIVTPPAGLFEELPESEDETAPSDTAE, encoded by the coding sequence GTGGTGTCGCAGGACCGCACCCAGGGCCGTAACCAGCTGCGCGTCGGGCGCCTGGTCAAGGCCCACGGGCTCAAGGGCGCCCTGAAGCTCGAGCTCTACACCGACAACCCCGAGCGGCGCTTCGTCCCCGGGGCCGCGTTCACGTTGCAGGTGCCCGAGGCATCTCCGTGGCACGGCAAGGAGATCGTCGTCCGCGAGTACCGCGTGATGAACGGGAACCCCGTCGTCTTCTTCGAGGACGTGGACGACCGGAACGCCGCCGAGAGCCTCGTCCGCGCCATCCTCTGGATGGACCAGGACGAGGACGAGACCGAGGACAACGCCTGGTTCGACCACCAGCTCGTGGGTCTGGACGTCGTCCGCGACGAGGTGGTCATCGGCCGCGTGGTCCGGGTCGAGCACCTGCCCGCGCAGGACCTCCTGATCGTCAAGCCCACGGCGACCGGCAGCACGGACGAGGTGATGGTCCCGTTCGTCGAGGCCATCGTCCCCGCCGTCGAGGTCGCCGCCGGGCGCATCATCGTCACCCCGCCGGCCGGGCTCTTCGAGGAGCTTCCCGAGTCGGAGGACGAGACCGCTCCCTCCGACACCGCCGAGTGA
- the rpsP gene encoding 30S ribosomal protein S16 has translation MAVKIRLKRMGKIRAPYYRIVVADSRTKRDGRVIEEIGKYHPTEEPSFIEVDSERAQYWLSVGAQPTEQVTAILKITGDWGIFKGDKDAKSTLKVAGEKAAFEADASKKSVIKPKAEKKEEAPAAEAPAADADAEAAEAPAADAE, from the coding sequence GTGGCTGTCAAGATTCGTCTCAAGCGCATGGGCAAGATCCGCGCGCCGTACTACCGCATCGTCGTCGCCGACTCGCGCACCAAGCGCGACGGTCGTGTGATCGAGGAGATCGGCAAGTACCACCCCACCGAGGAGCCCTCGTTCATCGAGGTCGACTCCGAGCGTGCGCAGTACTGGCTCTCCGTCGGCGCGCAGCCGACCGAGCAGGTCACCGCCATCCTCAAGATCACCGGCGACTGGGGCATCTTCAAGGGCGACAAGGACGCGAAGTCCACCCTCAAGGTCGCCGGCGAGAAGGCCGCGTTCGAGGCCGACGCCTCGAAGAAGTCGGTCATCAAGCCCAAGGCGGAGAAGAAGGAGGAGGCCCCCGCTGCGGAGGCCCCCGCCGCTGACGCCGACGCGGAGGCCGCTGAGGCTCCCGCCGCCGACGCCGAGTAA
- a CDS encoding glutamate--cysteine ligase, with the protein MQLDFAASARSTVGLEWEIMLADPETGDLVGRAPELLAALEAESEDERHTVTGELLTNTIEVTSGIGDSVAHAVDDIANAIAAVRSATDPAGIELLSAGSHPFAQWYDQSVTDKTRYHSLIERTQWWGRNMMIWGIHVHVGVDEQRKVFPIINALSAYLPHLQALSASSPFWAGERTGYASNRALVFQQLPTAGLPWPLRDWSEFERYLDDMVRTGVMADATEVRWDIRPAPRWGTIEVRACDGLSTLSEMAAVAALVQVLVEHFSRLLDEGAALPDLPAWFHRENKWRAARYGLDARVIVDTIGTQRPVREHLTEKIEELTPVAVELGCVREFGSIATILDGGASYARQLAVADATDGDLRAVVQHLIREFRTGPQSSIEGE; encoded by the coding sequence GTGCAGCTCGACTTCGCCGCTTCGGCCCGCTCCACCGTCGGTCTCGAGTGGGAGATCATGCTCGCCGATCCAGAGACCGGTGATCTCGTCGGTCGCGCGCCGGAGCTCCTCGCCGCGCTGGAGGCGGAGAGCGAAGACGAACGCCACACCGTCACCGGCGAGCTCCTCACCAACACCATCGAGGTGACCAGCGGGATCGGCGACTCCGTGGCCCACGCCGTCGACGACATCGCGAACGCGATCGCGGCGGTGCGGTCGGCCACCGACCCGGCAGGGATCGAGCTGCTCTCCGCCGGAAGCCACCCGTTCGCCCAGTGGTACGACCAGTCGGTGACCGACAAGACCCGCTACCACAGCCTGATCGAGCGCACCCAGTGGTGGGGGCGCAACATGATGATCTGGGGCATCCACGTGCACGTGGGCGTCGACGAGCAGCGCAAGGTCTTCCCCATCATCAACGCGCTGTCGGCCTATCTCCCCCACCTGCAGGCGCTGTCGGCGTCCAGCCCGTTCTGGGCCGGGGAACGCACGGGGTACGCCTCCAATCGCGCTCTCGTCTTCCAGCAGCTGCCCACGGCGGGTCTGCCCTGGCCGCTGCGCGACTGGTCGGAGTTCGAGCGCTACCTGGACGACATGGTCCGCACCGGAGTCATGGCCGACGCCACGGAGGTGCGGTGGGATATCCGTCCCGCTCCGCGCTGGGGCACGATCGAGGTCCGGGCGTGCGACGGCCTGTCCACGCTCTCCGAGATGGCCGCCGTGGCCGCGCTCGTGCAGGTCCTCGTCGAGCACTTCTCCCGGCTCCTGGACGAAGGGGCCGCCCTGCCCGACCTCCCCGCGTGGTTCCACCGCGAGAACAAGTGGCGCGCGGCCCGATACGGCCTGGACGCCCGGGTCATCGTCGACACGATCGGCACGCAGCGGCCCGTGCGCGAGCACCTGACCGAGAAGATCGAGGAACTGACCCCGGTCGCCGTCGAGCTCGGGTGCGTGCGCGAGTTCGGCAGCATCGCGACGATCCTCGACGGCGGCGCGAGCTACGCCCGTCAGCTCGCGGTGGCGGACGCCACGGACGGCGACCTCCGGGCCGTGGTCCAGCATCTGATCCGCGAGTTCCGGACCGGACCGCAGTCCTCGATCGAAGGCGAGTGA
- a CDS encoding RNA-binding protein produces the protein MLAAALEHIVKGIVDHPEDVRIHESSSPRGDLLEVRVHPDDRGRVIGRGGRTAKALRTLVSALADGRRVRVDVADD, from the coding sequence GTGCTCGCCGCCGCGCTCGAACACATCGTCAAGGGGATCGTCGATCACCCCGAAGATGTGCGCATCCACGAATCCTCGTCGCCTCGCGGCGACCTGCTCGAGGTGCGTGTGCACCCCGATGACCGTGGACGCGTGATCGGGCGCGGCGGCCGCACGGCCAAGGCCCTGCGCACTCTCGTGAGCGCCCTCGCCGACGGGCGCCGCGTCCGCGTCGACGTCGCGGACGACTGA
- a CDS encoding MIP/aquaporin family protein — translation MTDVNLGLYFLSELVGTAMLVLLGCGVVANVALAKNKGFGGGFLMVNWGWGLAVFAGVLVSAYSGAILNPAVGIGLWVQHLLDPAKGIDFTMFLTATAAELLGAIIGAIVVWLAYKQHFDQEPEAANKLGVFSTGPAIRSYGWNLVTEIIGTFVLVFVIFAFADYGDIEVGTPGGLGPLTALPVALLVVAIGASLGGPTGYAINPARDLGPRIAHAILPIQGKGASDWSYSWVPVVGPLIGGVIAALAAPGLLSLAG, via the coding sequence ATGACTGACGTCAATCTCGGTCTCTACTTCCTCTCCGAGCTCGTCGGCACCGCGATGCTGGTCCTGCTCGGCTGCGGTGTGGTCGCGAACGTCGCCCTGGCGAAGAACAAGGGCTTCGGCGGCGGCTTCCTGATGGTCAACTGGGGATGGGGTCTCGCGGTGTTCGCGGGTGTGCTCGTCTCGGCGTACTCCGGTGCCATCCTGAACCCGGCCGTCGGTATCGGCCTCTGGGTGCAGCACCTGCTGGACCCCGCCAAGGGCATCGACTTCACGATGTTCCTCACCGCGACCGCCGCGGAGCTCCTCGGCGCGATCATCGGCGCCATCGTCGTCTGGCTCGCGTACAAGCAGCACTTCGACCAGGAGCCGGAGGCCGCCAACAAGCTCGGCGTCTTCTCCACCGGCCCCGCCATCCGCTCGTACGGCTGGAACCTCGTCACCGAGATCATCGGCACGTTCGTCCTCGTCTTCGTCATCTTCGCGTTCGCGGACTACGGCGACATCGAGGTCGGCACGCCCGGTGGCCTCGGCCCGCTCACCGCCCTTCCGGTGGCCCTCCTGGTGGTCGCGATCGGTGCATCGCTCGGTGGCCCCACCGGCTACGCGATCAACCCGGCTCGTGACCTCGGTCCCCGCATCGCCCACGCGATCCTCCCGATCCAGGGCAAGGGTGCCAGCGACTGGTCCTACTCGTGGGTGCCCGTCGTCGGTCCGCTCATCGGCGGTGTCATCGCCGCCCTCGCCGCCCCCGGCCTGCTCAGCCTCGCCGGCTGA
- a CDS encoding pyrimidine dimer DNA glycosylase/endonuclease V: protein MRIWSLHPEYLDRQGLVACWRETLLAQAVLADATKGYQRHPQLERFRAVADPVAAVGAYLAGVADEADARGYRFDRTRIRRIESAIPPIPVTTGQLAREWEHLRAKLAERSPEVLTRHGAVELPRAHPLFVVVPGPIAPWERADPAAGVSRRRGTSDPSG, encoded by the coding sequence ATGAGGATCTGGTCGCTGCACCCCGAGTACCTCGACCGTCAGGGGCTCGTCGCCTGCTGGCGGGAGACGCTCCTCGCCCAGGCGGTGCTCGCCGACGCCACGAAGGGGTATCAGCGGCATCCGCAGCTCGAGCGCTTCCGAGCGGTGGCCGATCCGGTGGCCGCGGTGGGCGCGTACCTGGCAGGTGTCGCCGACGAGGCGGACGCCCGTGGCTATCGTTTCGACCGCACGCGGATCCGGCGGATTGAGTCGGCGATACCGCCGATCCCGGTCACCACGGGTCAGCTCGCGCGGGAGTGGGAGCATCTGCGGGCGAAGCTCGCCGAGCGCAGTCCGGAGGTGCTCACCCGACACGGGGCTGTGGAGCTCCCGAGGGCGCACCCGCTGTTCGTCGTCGTTCCCGGGCCGATCGCGCCCTGGGAGCGCGCCGACCCCGCGGCCGGAGTCAGTCGACGCCGAGGAACGAGCGATCCGTCAGGATGA
- the glpK gene encoding glycerol kinase GlpK produces MADYIIAIDQGTTSSRAIIFDKKGSIVATGQKEHEQILPKAGWVEHDAAEIWRNVQEVIGLALGRADLTRHDIAAVGITNQRETAVVWDKTTGKPVYNAIVWQDTRTQEIVNRLAGDEGVDRFKSIVGLPLATYFSGTKITWILENVEGAREKAEAGDLLFGTTDTWVLWNLTGGIDGGVHATDVTNASRTMFMDLETLEWRDDILEAFGVPRSMMPEIRSSSEVYGAAESSSLLRETPIAGILGDQQAATFGQAAFQKGESKNTYGTGCFLIFNTGEEIVRSKNGLLTTVGYKLGDQPTHYALEGSIAVTGSLIQWLRDQLGIISSAPEVEELAEKVEDNGGVYIVPAFSGLFAPYWRPDARGAIVGLTRYANKNHIARAALEAVAFQTRDVLDAVNADAGVDLSELKVDGGMVANDALMQFQADILGVPVVRPVVAETTALGAAYAAGLAVGFWSGLDDLSANWQEDRRWEPSLDEAERDRQLRLWRKAVTKSMDWVDDDVR; encoded by the coding sequence ATGGCTGACTACATCATCGCGATCGACCAGGGCACCACGTCGAGCCGCGCGATCATCTTCGACAAGAAGGGCAGCATCGTCGCCACCGGTCAGAAGGAGCACGAGCAGATCCTTCCCAAGGCCGGCTGGGTCGAGCACGACGCCGCCGAGATCTGGCGCAATGTCCAGGAGGTGATCGGTCTGGCCCTCGGTCGCGCCGATCTCACCCGCCACGACATCGCCGCCGTGGGCATCACGAACCAGCGCGAGACCGCCGTCGTGTGGGACAAGACCACGGGCAAGCCGGTCTACAACGCCATCGTCTGGCAGGACACCCGTACGCAGGAGATCGTCAACCGCCTCGCGGGCGACGAGGGCGTCGACCGGTTCAAGTCGATCGTCGGCCTCCCGCTGGCGACCTACTTCTCCGGCACCAAGATCACCTGGATCCTGGAGAACGTCGAAGGTGCCCGCGAGAAGGCCGAGGCCGGAGATCTGCTCTTCGGCACGACCGACACCTGGGTCCTGTGGAACCTGACCGGCGGCATCGACGGCGGCGTGCACGCGACCGACGTGACGAACGCCTCGCGCACGATGTTCATGGACCTCGAGACGCTGGAGTGGCGCGACGACATCCTCGAGGCGTTCGGCGTGCCGCGCTCGATGATGCCGGAGATCCGCTCCTCCTCCGAGGTCTACGGCGCCGCCGAGAGCTCGTCGCTGCTGCGCGAGACGCCGATCGCCGGCATCCTCGGCGACCAGCAGGCGGCGACGTTCGGGCAGGCCGCGTTCCAGAAGGGCGAGAGCAAGAACACCTACGGCACGGGCTGCTTCCTCATCTTCAACACGGGCGAGGAGATCGTCCGCTCGAAGAACGGTCTGCTCACCACCGTCGGCTACAAGCTCGGCGACCAGCCCACGCACTATGCGCTGGAGGGGTCGATCGCGGTGACCGGCTCGCTCATCCAGTGGCTGCGCGACCAGCTCGGCATCATCTCCTCCGCCCCCGAGGTCGAGGAGCTGGCGGAGAAGGTCGAGGACAACGGCGGCGTGTACATCGTCCCCGCGTTCTCGGGTCTGTTCGCACCGTACTGGCGTCCGGACGCCCGTGGCGCGATCGTCGGCCTCACCCGCTACGCGAACAAGAACCACATCGCGCGCGCCGCCCTGGAGGCCGTGGCCTTCCAGACCCGCGACGTGCTCGACGCGGTCAACGCGGACGCCGGAGTGGACCTCAGCGAGCTCAAGGTCGACGGCGGCATGGTCGCCAACGACGCGCTCATGCAGTTCCAGGCCGACATCCTCGGCGTCCCGGTCGTGCGTCCGGTGGTCGCCGAGACCACCGCGCTCGGTGCGGCCTACGCCGCGGGACTCGCGGTCGGCTTCTGGAGCGGCCTCGACGACCTGTCCGCGAACTGGCAGGAGGACCGCCGCTGGGAGCCCTCGCTCGACGAGGCCGAGCGCGACCGCCAGCTGCGCCTGTGGCGCAAGGCCGTCACGAAGTCGATGGACTGGGTCGACGACGACGTGCGCTGA
- a CDS encoding LysR family transcriptional regulator: MELQQLRYVVAVADTGSFTRAAERCHVTQSALSHQVAALERELGVRLFARTSRSVRATESGEAFLRSARFAVRAADQAREDAAAAAGEVVGTLRLGIIPTVTAVDVPALLVAYRSAHPAARVELREGNSDGLMTAIRQGDIDVAFLGLREGVEPQGVASRPLSHEPLVAVLPRGHVLAARRRVRLSDLADSAFADFAAGTSGRAQSDAAFLAAGVGRDVAFESDTAASLIGLVAAGLAVTLLAPGVVRGYQDIVDTVAVQDGPVRVEHVAWDAAAPRSAARAFLDIVAAAS; encoded by the coding sequence ATGGAACTCCAGCAGCTGCGATATGTCGTCGCCGTGGCGGACACCGGTTCGTTCACCCGCGCGGCGGAGCGCTGTCACGTCACGCAGTCGGCGCTCAGCCATCAGGTCGCCGCTCTCGAACGCGAGTTGGGCGTACGGCTGTTCGCGCGCACCAGTCGTAGCGTCCGCGCGACCGAGTCCGGTGAGGCGTTCCTCCGGTCCGCGCGGTTCGCCGTGCGCGCCGCGGATCAGGCGCGGGAGGATGCCGCGGCCGCCGCCGGCGAAGTCGTCGGAACGCTCCGGCTCGGGATCATCCCCACGGTGACCGCTGTCGATGTCCCCGCCCTCCTCGTGGCCTATCGCAGCGCGCACCCGGCCGCCCGCGTGGAGCTTCGCGAGGGGAACAGCGACGGCCTCATGACCGCGATCCGCCAAGGCGACATCGATGTCGCGTTCCTCGGGCTTCGGGAGGGTGTGGAGCCCCAGGGTGTGGCGTCCCGACCCCTGTCCCACGAGCCGCTGGTAGCGGTGCTGCCTCGCGGGCATGTCCTCGCTGCGAGGCGGCGGGTGCGGCTGAGTGACCTCGCGGACTCCGCTTTCGCCGACTTCGCGGCCGGAACCTCGGGACGGGCGCAGAGCGACGCGGCGTTCCTGGCCGCGGGGGTCGGGCGGGACGTGGCCTTCGAATCCGACACGGCCGCGAGCCTGATCGGCCTGGTCGCTGCGGGCCTCGCCGTCACGCTGCTCGCACCCGGCGTGGTGCGGGGGTATCAGGACATCGTCGACACGGTGGCGGTCCAGGACGGCCCGGTCCGTGTCGAACACGTGGCCTGGGACGCCGCGGCACCGCGCAGCGCCGCCCGCGCGTTCCTCGACATCGTCGCGGCAGCCTCCTGA
- a CDS encoding sugar-binding transcriptional regulator, producing MAESGAPSRDGKLIAALKAAQLYYMQDKTMEVIAQELGTSRSSVSRLLSFARESGLVDIRINSPLERLGMLEQRIRDRHRVVAHVVPMAEIVSEVERLERVALTAGRLLSQFVDSNMIVGVAWGSTISAVSRGLTQKETHNTTFVQLNGAGNTQTSGVEYSSDILQRFGSAFGAQVQQFPVPAFFDDPATREAMWRERSTRRVLDLQAKMDIAVFSLGSPAAEVPSRVYVGGYLGREDYRSLREDHAIGDVATVFFRADGSWRDIRLNARATGPGLDRLRRVPRRVCVVSGVPKLASLRAAIAAELITDVVLDEGLARRLVED from the coding sequence ATGGCGGAATCCGGAGCGCCTTCGCGCGACGGGAAGCTGATCGCCGCGCTCAAGGCTGCCCAGCTCTACTACATGCAGGACAAGACCATGGAGGTCATCGCGCAGGAGCTCGGAACGTCGCGATCGTCCGTGTCACGGCTGCTCAGCTTCGCGCGCGAGAGCGGCCTCGTCGACATCCGGATCAACTCGCCTCTGGAACGCCTCGGGATGCTCGAGCAGCGCATCAGGGATCGCCATCGCGTCGTTGCGCACGTGGTTCCGATGGCCGAGATCGTCAGCGAGGTCGAGCGCCTGGAGCGGGTGGCGCTGACCGCCGGGCGGCTGCTGTCCCAGTTCGTGGACTCGAACATGATCGTCGGCGTCGCATGGGGGTCGACGATCAGTGCGGTCAGCCGCGGTCTCACCCAGAAGGAGACGCACAACACGACATTCGTGCAGCTCAACGGCGCCGGGAACACCCAGACCAGCGGTGTGGAGTACTCCAGTGACATCCTGCAGCGCTTCGGCAGCGCCTTCGGGGCGCAGGTGCAGCAGTTCCCGGTCCCCGCGTTCTTCGACGACCCCGCCACCCGCGAGGCGATGTGGCGCGAGCGCAGCACCCGGCGTGTCCTCGACCTGCAGGCGAAGATGGACATCGCCGTGTTCAGTCTCGGCTCCCCGGCGGCGGAGGTGCCCAGCCGGGTCTACGTCGGCGGCTACCTCGGTCGGGAGGACTACCGCAGTCTGCGGGAGGACCACGCGATCGGCGACGTGGCGACGGTCTTCTTCCGCGCCGACGGCTCCTGGCGCGACATCCGTCTCAATGCGCGGGCGACCGGCCCGGGACTCGACCGGCTGCGCCGCGTGCCACGACGAGTGTGCGTCGTCTCCGGCGTGCCCAAGCTCGCGAGCCTGCGCGCGGCTATCGCCGCGGAGCTCATCACCGACGTGGTCCTGGACGAGGGGCTCGCGCGCCGGCTCGTCGAGGACTGA
- a CDS encoding glycerol-3-phosphate dehydrogenase/oxidase — protein MIDSTHTSPERDAVRALRESGRTSVLVIGGGINGISTFRDLALQGVDVVLVERGDFASGASAASSHMIHGGIRYLENGEFRLVRESVEERNGLLKIAPHYVKPLQTTIPIYSTFSGILSAPLRFLTHKSGKPKERGAFLIKVGLTIYDTFSRDGGTVPRHRFLGRKKSLAELPSMDPKIKYTATYYDASMHDPERLALDVLQDGRASHPGAVALNYVEAIGRDGEQITLRDRESGTEFTVTADVVVNASGPWTDLTNDALGTDTHFMGGTKGSHIVLDHPELLEATRGREIFFEHSDGRIVLIYPLKGRVLVGTTDIDADPREVPVCTEEEIDYFFDLIHHVFPSISVTREQIVYNFSGIRPLPRHEDTAPGFVSRDYRVEVDRQGAVPLVSLVGGKWTTFRALGESLSDTVLGLLGRTRTVSTAGRAIGGGREFPRTEKAKRIWIQENLAGAGTRADQLLARYGTRAAAVWAYVEQGDDAPLAGGDLSTRELEWMVNEEMVTRLEDVILRRTSIAFTGGARAEVLDEIADALAPLLGWDRERHDAEVEQTRVLLNERHGLHIPSRARG, from the coding sequence ATGATCGATTCCACCCACACGTCCCCGGAGCGGGACGCCGTTCGCGCGCTCCGTGAATCCGGGCGCACCAGTGTCCTCGTGATCGGCGGCGGCATCAACGGCATCTCGACGTTCCGCGATCTGGCGCTGCAGGGCGTCGACGTCGTCCTCGTCGAGCGCGGCGACTTCGCCTCCGGTGCCTCCGCGGCGTCGAGCCACATGATCCACGGCGGCATCCGCTACCTGGAGAACGGCGAGTTCCGTCTCGTCCGGGAGTCGGTGGAGGAGCGCAACGGTCTGCTCAAGATCGCTCCGCACTACGTCAAGCCGCTGCAGACCACGATCCCGATCTACTCGACGTTCTCGGGCATCCTCTCCGCTCCCCTGCGCTTCCTCACGCACAAGAGCGGGAAGCCGAAGGAGCGCGGCGCCTTCCTCATCAAGGTCGGTCTCACCATCTACGACACGTTCTCGCGCGACGGTGGCACCGTGCCCCGGCACCGCTTCCTCGGCCGCAAGAAGTCGCTGGCCGAGCTGCCGTCGATGGACCCGAAGATCAAGTACACCGCGACGTACTACGACGCGTCGATGCACGACCCCGAGCGCCTCGCGCTCGACGTGCTGCAGGACGGCCGCGCGAGCCACCCCGGCGCCGTGGCGCTGAACTACGTCGAGGCGATCGGCCGCGACGGCGAGCAGATCACCCTCCGCGACCGGGAGAGCGGCACCGAGTTCACCGTGACCGCGGATGTCGTCGTGAACGCCTCCGGCCCGTGGACCGACCTCACGAACGACGCCCTCGGTACCGACACCCACTTCATGGGCGGCACCAAGGGCTCGCACATCGTGCTCGACCACCCCGAGCTGCTGGAGGCCACGCGGGGACGCGAGATCTTCTTCGAGCACTCCGACGGTCGCATCGTGCTGATCTACCCGCTCAAGGGGCGCGTCCTCGTGGGCACGACGGACATCGACGCCGACCCGCGCGAGGTGCCGGTGTGCACGGAGGAGGAGATCGACTACTTCTTCGACCTCATCCACCACGTGTTCCCGTCGATCTCGGTGACCCGCGAGCAGATCGTCTACAACTTCTCCGGCATCCGTCCGCTCCCCCGGCACGAGGACACCGCTCCCGGCTTCGTCTCGCGCGACTACCGCGTCGAGGTCGACCGCCAGGGCGCTGTTCCGCTGGTGAGCCTCGTGGGCGGGAAGTGGACCACGTTCCGCGCTCTGGGCGAATCGCTCTCCGACACCGTCCTCGGACTCCTCGGGCGCACGCGCACCGTCTCCACGGCGGGCCGCGCGATCGGCGGCGGCCGCGAGTTCCCGCGTACCGAGAAGGCCAAGCGGATCTGGATCCAGGAGAACCTCGCCGGCGCCGGCACCCGGGCCGACCAGCTCCTCGCGCGCTATGGCACCCGGGCGGCGGCCGTGTGGGCGTACGTCGAGCAGGGGGACGACGCGCCCCTCGCCGGCGGCGACCTGTCGACCCGCGAGCTGGAGTGGATGGTGAACGAGGAGATGGTCACCCGTCTCGAGGACGTCATCCTCCGCCGCACGAGCATCGCCTTCACGGGCGGCGCCCGAGCGGAGGTGCTCGACGAGATCGCCGACGCCCTGGCTCCGCTCCTCGGCTGGGACCGCGAGCGTCACGACGCCGAGGTGGAGCAGACGCGCGTGCTGCTCAACGAGCGACACGGACTCCACATCCCGTCCCGCGCCCGCGGCTGA
- the trmD gene encoding tRNA (guanosine(37)-N1)-methyltransferase TrmD has protein sequence MRIDVVSIFPSYFDGLTLSLLGKARGSGLLDLQVHDLRDWTHDRHRTVDDTPYGGGAGMVMKPEPWGLALDELTADAAPAPTIIFPSPAGEVFTQATARELAGRDHLVFGCGRYEGIDERVFEYAAERGEVRLLSLGDYVLNGGEVATMAMIEAIGRLIPGVVGNPESLVEESHEDGLLEYPSYTKPSVWRERAVPDVLLSGNHGAIAAWRREQQLLRTRLRRPDLLPDAPTDG, from the coding sequence GTGCGCATCGACGTCGTCTCCATCTTCCCCTCGTACTTCGACGGACTGACGCTCTCCCTGCTCGGCAAGGCGCGAGGCTCGGGTCTGCTCGACCTCCAGGTGCACGATCTCCGCGACTGGACGCACGACCGCCATCGCACCGTCGACGACACCCCCTACGGCGGGGGAGCCGGCATGGTCATGAAGCCGGAGCCGTGGGGCCTCGCTCTCGATGAGCTCACGGCGGACGCCGCCCCGGCGCCGACCATCATCTTTCCGTCGCCGGCGGGGGAGGTCTTCACCCAGGCGACCGCGCGGGAACTCGCGGGGCGCGACCACCTCGTGTTCGGCTGTGGGCGCTACGAGGGCATCGACGAGCGCGTCTTCGAGTACGCCGCCGAGCGGGGCGAGGTGCGGTTGCTGAGCCTCGGCGATTATGTCCTCAACGGCGGCGAGGTGGCGACGATGGCGATGATCGAGGCCATCGGCCGCCTGATCCCGGGCGTCGTCGGCAATCCGGAGAGCCTGGTCGAGGAGTCGCACGAGGACGGCCTCCTCGAGTACCCGTCGTACACCAAGCCGTCGGTGTGGCGGGAGCGCGCGGTCCCCGATGTGCTCCTCAGCGGCAACCACGGGGCGATCGCGGCATGGCGTCGCGAGCAGCAGCTCCTCCGCACCCGCCTGCGGCGCCCTGACCTGCTCCCGGACGCGCCGACCGACGGCTGA
- a CDS encoding class I SAM-dependent methyltransferase has product MVDVTHARSFESIGEEYDRYRPGFPERAADIVVPDRVATALDLGAGTGKFTGLLVARARRVIAVEPSAPMLAVLARTLPTVDARPGTAESIPVPDGSIDAVSVAQAFHWFDRDAAAAEIARALVPHGTLGLLWNRADPACPWDLACHRVAHPAVGADDDTSASAADLPGFVLEVHEEVRWTERNTREDYLRRWGTVSSFLVADDAERAAMVAALEAVLDGADETRGKAEFELPHLTDVFRYRRA; this is encoded by the coding sequence ATGGTGGATGTGACACACGCGCGATCGTTCGAGAGCATCGGCGAGGAGTACGACCGCTACCGACCGGGGTTCCCGGAGCGTGCGGCCGACATCGTCGTTCCGGACCGGGTCGCCACGGCGCTCGATCTCGGCGCCGGCACCGGGAAGTTCACGGGGCTGCTCGTCGCGCGGGCGAGGCGGGTGATCGCGGTCGAGCCGTCTGCGCCGATGCTCGCCGTGCTCGCGCGGACGCTGCCGACGGTCGACGCGCGGCCGGGGACCGCGGAGAGCATCCCCGTGCCGGACGGCTCCATCGATGCCGTCAGCGTCGCGCAGGCGTTCCACTGGTTCGATCGGGACGCGGCGGCGGCCGAGATCGCTCGCGCGCTCGTGCCTCACGGCACGCTCGGGCTGCTGTGGAATCGTGCCGACCCCGCCTGTCCCTGGGACCTCGCGTGCCACCGGGTGGCGCATCCCGCGGTCGGCGCGGACGACGACACCTCCGCGTCGGCCGCGGATCTCCCCGGCTTCGTCCTGGAGGTCCACGAGGAGGTGCGCTGGACGGAGCGGAACACCCGCGAGGACTACCTCCGACGGTGGGGCACGGTGAGCAGCTTCCTCGTGGCGGACGATGCGGAGCGCGCGGCGATGGTGGCGGCCCTGGAGGCAGTGCTGGACGGTGCGGACGAGACGCGGGGGAAGGCGGAGTTCGAGCTGCCGCACCTCACCGACGTGTTCCGTTACCGCCGCGCATGA